DNA sequence from the Rhizobium sp. NXC14 genome:
CAGCATGGCGGCCGCGTGATCGCGACGGTCGAGACGGTGGAAGACGACGTACTGACGGCGGGCGACGTCACCGTGTCGGTCGAATGGTCCAACGTCAACTACAAGGATGCGATCGCGCTTGCGGGGCAGAAGATCATCCAGACGTTCCCGCTGATCCCTGGTATCGACTTCGCAGGCACCGTCGAGAGTACAGACGATCCTCGTTTCAAAGCCGGCGACAAGGTGGTCGCCACCGGCTGGGACCTGAGCCAGACGCATCACGGCGGGTTCGCGCAAAAGGCCCGCGTCCCCGCGGACTGGCTAGTGAAGCTCGCGCCCTCCATCTCGACACGGGACGCCATGGCGATCGGGACGGCAGGGTTCACCGCCATGCTGAGCGTGCTTGCGCTGGAGCATGGCGGCATCTCGCCCGAGAAGGGCGAGCTTCTCGTGACGGGCGCCTCCGGCGGTGTCGGCTCGATCGCGATCGCTCTGCTCTCGAAGCTTGGCTACCGTGTCGCCGCGTCCACAGGCAAGGCCGAAGAGGAACGGTATCTAAGAGATCTCGGAGCGACGACGGTAATCGATCGAAACACGCTGAGCGCCGAAGGGCCGCCGATCTCCAGCGAACGCTGGGCGGGCGCCATCGACGCCGTCGGCGGGCATTCACTGGCGAACATCCTCGCGCAGACCGCATACGGTGGAGTCGTGACCACGTGCGGCTTCGTCGGTGGGAGAGATCTACCCGCATCGGTTCTCCCGTTCATCCTTCGCGGCGTCACGCTTGCAGGGATAGACTCGGTCAGAGCGCCGCTCTGCGTCCGTGAGCGGGCGTGGCAGCGGCTCGCAACGGATCTCGATCTTGAGAAGCTCTCCAGCACGATCTCCGTCGTCGGGCTTGCCGACGTCGGAACCGTTGCCCGAGACATGCTCTCGGGCAAGGTGCGGGGACGAACGTTGGTCGACGTCGGCAGCTAACAGCCCGACAGAACGCGAATCCTACAATACACGCGAGAGCGTAACCGGCTCTTTAGACGCCGGGACGGCGCTCGTGCGCCTACGAAACAAATGGAGAAAGACAATGGCAGATGGACTTGGAACTGCACTGGTCACCGGGGCGTCCGGCGGTATCGGCGCGGTCTATGCCGACCGGCTGGCGAGGCGCGGGTATGACCTCGTACTGGCCGCACGCGACCGGTCGAAGATGGAGGCGATCTCCAGTCGGTTGAAGGACACCGGCACGACGATCGAGGTGCTGGCCGCGGACCTGACAAGACCGGAGGATCTCGATGCAGTCGAGACCAGACTGGCAGCAGGCGATGTCTCGCTCCTCGTCAACAATGCGGGCATGTCGTTGAACGGCAGCCTGCTGGAGAACGGCCCCGAAGAGATCTCGCGAATCATCGCCCTCAATATTACCGCGCCTGCGCGACTGGCCGCGGCGGCCGCCAAGGCATTCGTCGCCAAGGGCCACGGTGCCGTCGTCAACATCGCCTCGGTTCTCGCCCTCGCACCTGAACGCTACGACGGCATCTACAGCGGCTCAAAGTCGTTTCTGCTCAATCTTAGCCAGTCGATGACGGCGCATTACTCCGACAAGGGCGTTTATACACAGGCCGTCCTTCCCGGTGCGACGCGGACGGAGCTCTGGGAACGGTCGGGCAAGGACGTCAACTCGTTCCCGATCGAGATGTTGATGGAGGTCGAGGATCTCGTGGACGCTGCGCTGGTCGGTTTCGACCGGCGCGAGCCTGTCACGATCCCTCCTCTCCCGGACGAAGCCCCGTGGAAGGCGATGCAGCAGGCCCGCATGTCGATGGCGCCAAACCTCTCCCGGCGCGCCGTCGCCGAACGATACCTTTCCTCCCAGACCGAAAGCGCATGACATGACAGACAAGCTTGAAACTGCACCCACCCGATATGTCGAAGCAGGTGGCATCCGCTTTGCCTACCGCCGCCTTGGACCGGATACTGGAACGCCGCTTATACTTCTGCAGCACTTCACCGGGACAATGGACGCCTGGGATCCAGCCGTCGTGAACGCACTGGCTGCGGATCGAACCGTCGTCGTCTTCGACAACGCTGGTGTCGGCTCCTCCTCGGGCACTGTGCCGGATAACGTCGAACAGCAGACGCGTGACGCAGAAGCCTTCATCTCCGCGCTCGGCTTCAAGCAGGTCGACCTTCTCGGCTTCTCGCTCGGCGGGTTCCTCGCCCAGGTCAT
Encoded proteins:
- a CDS encoding MDR family oxidoreductase; the protein is MTFRAIVARQHGGRVIATVETVEDDVLTAGDVTVSVEWSNVNYKDAIALAGQKIIQTFPLIPGIDFAGTVESTDDPRFKAGDKVVATGWDLSQTHHGGFAQKARVPADWLVKLAPSISTRDAMAIGTAGFTAMLSVLALEHGGISPEKGELLVTGASGGVGSIAIALLSKLGYRVAASTGKAEEERYLRDLGATTVIDRNTLSAEGPPISSERWAGAIDAVGGHSLANILAQTAYGGVVTTCGFVGGRDLPASVLPFILRGVTLAGIDSVRAPLCVRERAWQRLATDLDLEKLSSTISVVGLADVGTVARDMLSGKVRGRTLVDVGS
- a CDS encoding SDR family NAD(P)-dependent oxidoreductase — protein: MADGLGTALVTGASGGIGAVYADRLARRGYDLVLAARDRSKMEAISSRLKDTGTTIEVLAADLTRPEDLDAVETRLAAGDVSLLVNNAGMSLNGSLLENGPEEISRIIALNITAPARLAAAAAKAFVAKGHGAVVNIASVLALAPERYDGIYSGSKSFLLNLSQSMTAHYSDKGVYTQAVLPGATRTELWERSGKDVNSFPIEMLMEVEDLVDAALVGFDRREPVTIPPLPDEAPWKAMQQARMSMAPNLSRRAVAERYLSSQTESA